A single region of the Mercenaria mercenaria strain notata chromosome 6, MADL_Memer_1, whole genome shotgun sequence genome encodes:
- the LOC123549828 gene encoding DNA topoisomerase I, mitochondrial-like, whose amino-acid sequence MAEIEVERASGSADGAGDSMDSTESGMNGDILNHIDQNKQNGYPESGSEGQATEESSKSKEHRDKDREREKSKHSSSSDKHKSSSSSSSDKHKHGSSSSSSKHHSSSSSSSKHRDGHSSSSSHKHSSSSSSSKHRDGHSSSKDKHSSSSSHSSSKDKDRHSSSDKGKHSSTSSSKHSSTSSSDKHRDKDREHKSKHSSSKDSSSKHSSSDSKSKKENVDVDKEKERQERKERERRERKERERQERKEKERQERKEREREEEAQKKSEEAAVKSEPMSPVKRESHSPTKTSPAKAVKDEPDSDEDDVPLSVRLKQEQIEKPVKREREESEDDDDVPLSARMEQVKKVKKEKKESPPSGKKRKADQDSDDEKPLKKKKKAKQQPVKQETTTSPKKKGKGAQETQEVWKWWEEEKGDSDEKWRFLEHQGPVFAPLYERIPKDVKFYYNGETMLLSEEAEEVATFYAKMLEHDYTSKEVFNKNFFKDWRKVMTTEEREKITDLKKCNFREMCEFFKEESEKRKNRSKEEKLKLKEENARLQEEYGFCIMDGHKEKIGNFRIEPPGLFRGRGDHPKQGMLKRRVQPEDVIINCSKDSKVPQPPKGHKWKKVQHDNKVTWLASWNENIQGQIKYVMLNASSRLKGEKDWQKYETARRLHKCVDKIRANYQEDWKSKEMRIRQRAVAMYFIDKLALRAGNEKEEGETADTVGCCSLRVEHITLHLEKDGKQNVVEFDFLGKDSIRYQNAVPVEKRVFKNLQMFMDNKQPGDDLFDRLNTGILNKHLHDLMDGLTAKVFRTYNASKTLQEQLDLMTNEEDPVPAKMLSYNRANRAVAILCNHQRAAPKNFSKQMENIMAKIKDKRAVVKEAKKALKEAKAAFKAQKNQKNKMLYEKKKKAYERSEEQLTKLEVQATDKDENKEIALGTSKLNYLDPRISVAWCKKWEVPIEKVYNKTQRDKFRWAIDMAGADFRF is encoded by the exons atggcagaaatcgaGGTGGAACGGGCATCAGGAAGCGCCGAT GGAGCTGGTGACAGCATGGATTCAACAGAATCTG GGATGAATGGAGATATTTTGAACCACATTGATCAGAACAAGCAGAACGGCTACCCAGAGAGTGGTAGCGAAGGACAAGCAACTGAAGAGTCCAGTAAATCAAAGGAACATCGGGACAAAGACAGAGAAAGGGAGAAGTCAAAGCATAGTTCCAGTTCAGACAAACACAAGTCAAGCTCCTCAAGTAGTTCAGACAAACACAAGCATGGTTCGAGCTCCAGTAGCTCAAAGCATCATTCCTCATCATCGAGCTCAAGCAAGCATAGAGACGGTCATTCCAGTAGTAGCTCTCACAAACACAGCAGTTCGAGCTCGAGCTCAAAACACAGAGATGGCCACAGTTCGAGCAAAGATAAACACAGCTCAAGTAGCAGTCATAGCAGTAGTAAGGACAAAGATAGGCATAGTTCCTCAGATAAGGGCAAGCATAGCTCGACCTCAAGCAGTAAACACTCGTCAACGTCGTCCTCAGACAAACATCGGGACAAAGATCGAGAACATAAAAGCAAGCATAGCTCAAGCAAAGATAGCAGCTCTAAACATAGTAGTTCTGATtcaaaaagcaagaaagaaaatgttgacgTTGATAAAGAAAAAGAGCGTCAAGAGCGTAAAGAAAGAGAAAGACGTGAGCGCAAAGAGAGAGAGCGTCAGgaaaggaaagaaaaagaaaggcAGGAAAGGAAAGAAAGAGAACGTGAAGAAGAAGCACAGAAAAAATCAGAAGAAGCTGCCGtgaaaagtgaacccatgtcacCTGTGAAGAGAGAATCCCATTCTCCAACAAAGACCAGCCCGGCTAAAGCAGTAAAGGATGAACCAGACAGTGATGAGGATGATGTACCATTA tCTGTGAGACTAAAACAAGAGCAAATTGAAAAACCAGTGAAGCGGGAAAGAGAGGAGTCTGAAGATGACGATGATGTTCCTCTCTCAGCAAG GATGGAACAGGTGAAGAaggtaaaaaaagaaaagaaagaatcgCCACCGTCAGGTAAAAAACGTAAAGCTGATCAAGATTCTGATGATGAAAAACCACTG aaaaagaagaaaaaggcCAAGCAGCAGCCAGTAAAACAAGAAACTACGACATCGCCGAAAAAGAAAGGGAAGGGAGCACAGGAGACACAGGAAGTATGGAAGTGGTGGGAGGAAGAGAAAGGCGACAGTGATGAGAAATGGAGATTCCTTGAGCATCAAGGGCCAGTGTTTGCACCTCTGTACGAGCGTATACCGAAGGATGTCAAGTTTTACTATAATG GTGAAACTATGTTACTGTCAGAGGAAGCTGAAGAGGTTGCTACATTCTATGCTAAGATGTTGGAACATGACTACACATCCAAGGAGGTCTTTAACAAAAACTTCTTTAAGGATTGGAGGAAG GTAATGACCACAGAAGAACGTGAAAAGATCACTGATTTGAAGAAGTGTAATTTCCGAGAGATGTGTGAATTTTTCAAGGAGGAATCTGAAAAGAGGAAAAATAGAAGCAAAGAAGAAAAACTG AAATTGAAAGAGGAGAATGCACGTTTGCAAGAGGAGTATGGGTTTTGTATCATGGATGGGCATAAAGAAAAGATTGGAAACTTCAGGATTGAACCTCCAGGATTATTCCGAGGCCGAGGCGACCACCCAAAACAAGGAATGCTCAAGAGAAGAGTTCAGCCAGAGGATGTTATCATCAACTGCAGCAA GGACTCCAAAGTTCCTCAACCTCCAAAGGGTCACAAGTGGAAGAAAGTACAGCATGACAATAAG GTAACATGGTTAGCCAGTTGGAATGAGAACATTCAGGGCCAGATTAAGTATGTCATGTTGAACGCCTCATCGAGATTGAAGGGAGAGAAGGACTGGCAGAAATACGAGACAGCTCGGCGACTACACAAGTGTGTCGACAAGATTCGAGCCAACTACCAGGAAGACTGGAAGTCAAAAGAGATGAGAATCCGACAGAGAGCTGTTGCAATGTACTTCATTGATAAA CTTGCACTGAGAGCTGGTAACGAAAAGGAAGAAGGTGAGACTGCGGACACCGTCGGTTGTTGTTCCCTCCGTGTAGAACACATTACTCTCCATTTAGAGAAAGACGGCAAACAAAATGTAGTGGAGTTTGACTTTCTGGGTAAAGATTCTATACGATACCAGAATGCCGTTCCAGTAGAGAAACGGGTCttcaaaaatcttcaaatgtttatGGACAATAAACAGCCTGGTGATGATCTGTTTGATCGACTTAAT ACGGGCATCTTGAACAAACATTTACATGACCTCATGGACGGTCTGACAGCCAAGGTGTTCCGTACCTACAATGCCTCCAAAACTTTACAAGAACAGCTTGATCTCATGACAAATG AGGAGGACCCTGTACCTGCGAAGATGTTGTCCTATAACCGAGCGAATCGTGCCGTGGCTATCCTGTGTAACCATCAACGTGCAGCTCCGAAAAATTTCAGTAAACAGATGGAAAATATCATGGCAAAG ATTAAAGACAAGAGGGCCGTAGTGAAGGAAGCTAAGAAAGCTTTGAAAGAAGCTAAAGCAGCCTTTAAAGCACAGAAAAACCAAAAGAATAAAAT GTTGtatgagaagaaaaaaaaagcttatgAGAGGTCAGAAGAACAGTTGACAAAACTGGAGGTGCAGGCGACGGACAAGGATGAGAACAAAGAAATAGCTCTGGGAACCTCCAAACTTAATTATTTAGATCCTAGAATCTCCGTAGCATG GTGTAAAAAGTGGGAGGTACCAATAGAGAAAGTTTACAACAAAACTCAGAGAGACAAATTCCGTTGGGCTATAGACATGGCAGGTGCAGACTTCCGATTTTAA